A stretch of Brassica napus cultivar Da-Ae chromosome C6, Da-Ae, whole genome shotgun sequence DNA encodes these proteins:
- the LOC106432120 gene encoding G patch domain-containing protein 11 — translation MADSTRNLTGLGGEASKHEEEEDDDYMGDLSKFIPPELTQTSKRKESEKKTVAVEPSRKKLKNLPWHERRRLEKERKQIEEDAQTLARIEDTPIGESNVGFKLLKQMGYKPGSALGKQGSGRAEPVTMDIRRSRAGVGREDPHKEKKKREEVEAENEKRKVEEMLEGFGDRKKSQWRNKRVVINFKKAKAALDQLENVEVVPEKKKEEDEDGKVGEEEEEQEEVITEEDLEEILMKLRDEHRYCPFCGFQYETSEALLSNCPGVNEDDH, via the exons ATGGCAGATTCGACGAGAAACCTGACTGGGCTCGGCGGGGAAGCATCGAAacacgaagaagaagaggacgaTGATTACATGGGAGACCTCTCTAAGTTCATTCCACCTGAACTTACCCAGACTTCCAAAAGAAAG GAATCTGAAAAGAAAACTGTAGCCGTTGAACCATCTCGGAAGAAGCTAAAGAATCTCCCTTGGCACGAGCGGCGAAGGTTGGAGAAAGAGAGGAAGCAAATAGAAGAGGATGCACAGACATTAGCTCGTATCGAAGACACTCCCATTGGAGAGTCTAACGTTGGGTTCAAGCTGTTGAAGCAAATGGGTTACAAGCCAGGCTCTGCTCTTGGTAAACAAGGGTCAGGTAGAGCTGAGCCAGTGACCATGGATATTCGAAGATCCAGGGCCGGTGTGGGGAGAGAGGATCCAcataaggagaagaagaaaagagaagaggtTGAGGCGGAGAACGAGAAGAGAAAAGTTGAGGAAATGTTGGAGGGTTTTGGGGATAGGAAGAAGTCTCAGTGGCGTAATAAAAGAGTTGTGATTAACTTTAAGAAGGCTAAGGCGGCTCTTGATCAGCTTGAGAATGTTGAAGTTGTTCCTGAGAAGAAAaaggaggaagatgaagatggtAAGGTtggtgaagaagaggaagaacaaGAGGAGGTGATCACCGAAGAG GATTTGGaggagattttaatgaaacTGAGGGATGAACATCGGTATTGCCCTTTTTGCGGGTTCCAG TATGAAACGAGTGAAGCTCTTCTTTCCAATTGCCCTGGCGTTAATGAGGATGACCATTAG
- the LOC106432119 gene encoding squamosa promoter-binding protein-like 15, producing MELLTGCGQNQPESAGSSSTTLSGGLRFGQKIYFEDGSGAGSSKNRVKSTSRKLMTARCQVEGCRMDLSNAKTYYSRHKVCCIHSKSSKVIVSGLHQRFCQQCSRFHQLSEFDLEKRSCRRRLACHNERRRKPQATTTLLTPHYSNIAPSLYGNAIRSVLGDPTRWSTTRGSAPWQSHQLMNVFPYGNSSFTNSTDSSCALSLLSNYTNPNQQEQQPLQTPTNTWRPSSIAADRVTMAQTPPVSIQNQYLNQTWEFMSGEKSNAHYTTPVLELSQISEPVDFQISNGATMGGFELSPHQQVLRQYLEPENTRAYDSSPQHFNWSL from the exons ATGGAGTTACTAACGGGTTGTGGTCAGAACCAGCCCGAGTCGGCTGGTTCCTCGTCTACTACACTAAGTGGTGGACTCAGGTTTGGTCAGAAGATCTACTTTGAGGATGGATCCGGAGCCGGGTCAAGCAAGAACCGTGTTAAAAGTACTAGTCGTAAGTTGATGACAGCTAGGTGCCAAGTGGAAGGTTGTAGAATGGATCTAAGCAATGCTAAAACTTATTACTCAAGACACAAAGTGTGTTGCATTCACTCAAAGTCATCTAAAGTCATTGTGTCTGGTCTTCACCAAAGGTTTTGCCAGCAATGTAGCAG GTTTCACCAGCTTTCGGAGTTTGACTTAGAGAAACGAAGTTGTAGAAGACGGCTCGCTTGCCAcaacgaacgaagaagaaagccTCAAGCAACAACCACTCTCTTGACTCCTCATTACTCCAACATCGCTCCATCTCTATATG GGAATGCCATTAGAAGCGTTTTGGGAGATCCTACTAGGTGGTCAACCACAAGAGGTTCTGCACCATGGCAAAGCCAtcagctgatgaatgttttccCATATGGAAACTCAAGCTTTACTAATAGCACAGACTCCAGCTGTGCTCTCTCTCTTCTGTCAAACTACACAAACCCAAACCAGCAGGAACAACAACCACTTCAGACACCAACCAATACATGGCGACCATCTTCTATTGCTGCTGATAGGGTAACAATGGCTCAGACACCACCCGTTTCAATCCAGAATCAATACTTGAACCAAACATGGGAGTTTATGTCAGGGGAAAAAAGCAATGCGCATTATACAACTCCTGTTTTGGAACTGAGCCAAATCTCTGAGCCAGTTGATTTCCAGATAAGCAATGGCGCCACGATGGGTGGATTCGAGTTGAGTCCTCATCAGCAGGTTCTTAGGCAATACCTGGAACCTGAGAACACAAGAGCTTATGACTCTTCCCCTCAGCATTTCAACTGGTCTCTTTGA
- the LOC106353218 gene encoding uncharacterized protein LOC106353218 isoform X1: MFCLILRNGFTGFLSSCLRLFGLVENWIRVMRRGRGKGKRHNATAREDLGSREEEEEEKIPAYKRRGRPQKPMKDETEGEEEILEKEEETNGSVTSKDDVTENGKKRKKAVESKESNVTEEENGLGSKSSTDDSVKSSLSIGFRQVGSRRKNKPRRAAEAVVECHGF; this comes from the exons ATGTTTTGTCTCATTCTGAGAAATGGGTTCACAG GTTTCTTGTCTAGTTGCTTGAGGCTTTTTGGTTTGGTAGAGAATTGGATTAGAGTTATGAGAAGAGGTAGAGGGAAAGGCAAGAGGCACAATGCTACTGCTAGAGAAGATCTTGGAAgccgtgaagaagaagaagaagaaaagattcCAGCTTACAAGAGAAGAGGGAGGCCACAGAAGCCAATGAAAGATgaaactgaaggagaagaagagatcttggagaaggaagaagagacaAATGGTTCAGTAACAAGTAAAGACGATGTGACAGAGAAtgggaagaagaggaagaaagcAGTAGAGTCTAAAGAGAGTAATGTAACCGAAGAGGAAAATGGGTTAGGTTCAAAATCAAGCACAGATGATTCAGTGAAGTCATCACTGTCTATAGGGTTTAGACAAGTTGGGAGCAGAAGGAAGAACAAACCAAGACGAGCTGCAGAAGCTGTTGTTGAATGTCATGGTTTTTGA
- the LOC106353218 gene encoding uncharacterized protein LOC106353218 isoform X2: protein MRRGRGKGKRHNATAREDLGSREEEEEEKIPAYKRRGRPQKPMKDETEGEEEILEKEEETNGSVTSKDDVTENGKKRKKAVESKESNVTEEENGLGSKSSTDDSVKSSLSIGFRQVGSRRKNKPRRAAEAVVECHGF from the coding sequence ATGAGAAGAGGTAGAGGGAAAGGCAAGAGGCACAATGCTACTGCTAGAGAAGATCTTGGAAgccgtgaagaagaagaagaagaaaagattcCAGCTTACAAGAGAAGAGGGAGGCCACAGAAGCCAATGAAAGATgaaactgaaggagaagaagagatcttggagaaggaagaagagacaAATGGTTCAGTAACAAGTAAAGACGATGTGACAGAGAAtgggaagaagaggaagaaagcAGTAGAGTCTAAAGAGAGTAATGTAACCGAAGAGGAAAATGGGTTAGGTTCAAAATCAAGCACAGATGATTCAGTGAAGTCATCACTGTCTATAGGGTTTAGACAAGTTGGGAGCAGAAGGAAGAACAAACCAAGACGAGCTGCAGAAGCTGTTGTTGAATGTCATGGTTTTTGA
- the LOC106432100 gene encoding protein EMSY-LIKE 1, with protein sequence MAADEKDVSSQTHYDHNLPNIEISNPKSESNDDDKLTEEFKKEKLEDLKRKAFYSVLLAFRAETLTIGNKRTHLIEKLMKELNISQETRISFDDNIQENLIAHQQRVISKFKEAEPKPLTIYDKKPPLVPTYVATLGSSWGRVNNPHALVGRRVRLRMCCEDEFEDFVVKEYNAKDEMHGLENVDSNAMEMDDELSWVDVREVPPEDIIWRDGEAPYF encoded by the exons ATGGCGGCGGATGAGAAAGACGTCTCTTCTCAAACTCATTACGATCACAATCTCCCGAACATAGAGATCTCGA ATCCAAAGTCAGAGTCTAACGATGATGATAAGCTCACAGAAGAGTTCAAGAAAGAGAAACTCGAAGATCTCAAAAGAAAAGCCTTTTACTCTGTTCTCCTTGCTTtcagagctgaaaccttgactATAGGAAAC AAGAGGACTCATCTCATAGAGAAACTGATGAAGGAGTTGAACATTTCTCAAGAAACTCGCATCTCTTTTGACGATAACATTCAAGAGAATCTTATTGCCCACCAACAAAG GGTTATTTCAAAGTTCAAGGAAGCAGAACCGAAGCCATTGACCATATAT GACAAGAAACCACCTCTGGTTCCGACTTATGTTGCTACACTTGGCTCAAGCTGGGGCAGAGTTAATAATCCCCATGCTCTAGTTGGAAGACGGGTTCGTCTAAGAATGTGTTGTGAAGATGAGTTCGAAGACTTCGTGGTCAAAGAGTATAACGCAAAAGAT GAAATGCATGGCTTGGAGAACGTAGACTCGAATGCAATGGAGATGGATGACGAGTTAAGCTGGGTGGATGTCAGAGAA GTTCCACCGGAAGATATTATATGGAGAGATGGAGAAGCGCCATACTTTTAA
- the LOC106432121 gene encoding axial regulator YABBY 1 isoform X2 — protein MSMSSMSSPSSAVFSAEHLSPSEHLCYVQCNFCETILAVSVPYTSLFKTVTVRCGCCANLLSVNMRSLVLPASNQIQLQLGPQSYFTPQNILEELREAPSNMNMMMINQHPNMNDIPSFMDLHQKHEIPKAPPINRPPEKRQRVPSAYNRFIKEEIQRIKAGNPDISHREAFSAAAKNWAHFPHIHFGLMPDNQPVKKTNMPQQAGEENMGMKEGFYAPAANVGERH, from the exons ATGTCTATGTCGTCTATGTCATCTCCTTCCTCAGCTGTTTTTTCAGCAGAGCACCTCTCTCCCTCTGAACATCTTTGCTATGTCCAATGCAACTTCTGCGAAACTATTCTTGCG GTTAGCGTTCCTTACACAAGCTTGTTCAAGACCGTAACCGTCCGATGTGGTTGCTGTGCCAATCTTCTTTCGGTGAACATGAGATCGCTTGTCCTCCCAGCGTCTAACCAGATCCAGCTCCAGCTTGGTCCTCAATCTTACTTCACACCCCAAAATATTCTg GAGGAGCTGAGAGAAGCACCATCAAACATGAATATGATGATGATAAATCAACATCCTAATATGAATGACATACCATCTTTCATGGATCTTCATCAAAAACATGAGATTCCTAAAGCACCACCCATTAACCGCC CTCCAGAGAAAAGACAAAGAGTCCCATCCGCATATAACCGATTCATCAA GGAGGAGATCCAACGTATCAAAGCTGGTAATCCTGATATAAGCCACAGAGAAGCCTTTAGTGCTGCTGCCAAGAAT TGGGCCCACTTCCCCCACATACACTTCGGGCTCATGCCAGACAATCAACCCGTGAAGAAAACCAACATGCCCCAACAG GCGGGTGAGGAGAACATGGGGATGAAAGAAGGGTTCTACGCTCCTGCGGCTAACGTTG GAGAGAGACATTAA
- the LOC106432121 gene encoding axial regulator YABBY 1 isoform X1, giving the protein MSMSSMSSPSSAVFSAEHLSPSEHLCYVQCNFCETILAVSVPYTSLFKTVTVRCGCCANLLSVNMRSLVLPASNQIQLQLGPQSYFTPQNILEELREAPSNMNMMMINQHPNMNDIPSFMDLHQKHEIPKAPPINRPPEKRQRVPSAYNRFIKEEIQRIKAGNPDISHREAFSAAAKNWAHFPHIHFGLMPDNQPVKKTNMPQQAGEENMGMKEGFYAPAANVGMTPY; this is encoded by the exons ATGTCTATGTCGTCTATGTCATCTCCTTCCTCAGCTGTTTTTTCAGCAGAGCACCTCTCTCCCTCTGAACATCTTTGCTATGTCCAATGCAACTTCTGCGAAACTATTCTTGCG GTTAGCGTTCCTTACACAAGCTTGTTCAAGACCGTAACCGTCCGATGTGGTTGCTGTGCCAATCTTCTTTCGGTGAACATGAGATCGCTTGTCCTCCCAGCGTCTAACCAGATCCAGCTCCAGCTTGGTCCTCAATCTTACTTCACACCCCAAAATATTCTg GAGGAGCTGAGAGAAGCACCATCAAACATGAATATGATGATGATAAATCAACATCCTAATATGAATGACATACCATCTTTCATGGATCTTCATCAAAAACATGAGATTCCTAAAGCACCACCCATTAACCGCC CTCCAGAGAAAAGACAAAGAGTCCCATCCGCATATAACCGATTCATCAA GGAGGAGATCCAACGTATCAAAGCTGGTAATCCTGATATAAGCCACAGAGAAGCCTTTAGTGCTGCTGCCAAGAAT TGGGCCCACTTCCCCCACATACACTTCGGGCTCATGCCAGACAATCAACCCGTGAAGAAAACCAACATGCCCCAACAG GCGGGTGAGGAGAACATGGGGATGAAAGAAGGGTTCTACGCTCCTGCGGCTAACGTTGGTATGACTCCttattaa
- the LOC106432122 gene encoding autophagy-related protein 8e codes for MNKGSSFKLDNDFEKRKAEAGRILEKYPDRIPVIVEKAEKSDIPDIDKKKYLVPSDLTVGQFVYVIRKRIKLSAEKAIFIFVDNVLPPTGEIMSSVYEEKKDQDGFLYITYSGENTFGASSI; via the exons ATGAATAAAGGCAGCAGCTTTAAGCTGGACAACGATTTCG AAAAGAGGAAAGCTGAAGCTGGAAGGATCTTAGAGAAGTACCCTGACAGAATCCCG GTGATTGTGGAAAAGGCTGAGAAAAGTGATATCCCAGACATTGACAAGAAGAA ATACCTTGTGCCATCAGACCTAACAGTTGGACAATTTGTGTATGTGATTCGGAAGAGAATCAAACTAAGTGCCGAGAAAGCAATCTTCATATTCGTAGACAATGTCCTTCCTCCCACAGGAGAGATTATGTCAAGCGTCTACGAGGAGAAGAAAGACCAAGATGGCTTCCTCTACATCACTTACAGTGGCGAGAACACATTTGGTGCTTCCTCAATCTAA